The Herpetosiphon gulosus nucleotide sequence CGCTTGATGCCTAAAATCGCCACCACCCGATCAAGTTGCGACCCCTCAGCCGTATCGATAAAACCAGCCTGATAGACCAGATCGAGCTGTTCGTAGAGCACCGCCAGTTCATAGGCAAACGATTCAAACAGCGAACGGACCACGCTTCCTTCTTCAAAATCGGAGAGCCGTGGCAAGCGCTGGCGCGAATCGGTAACCATGCTGGCATAAATATCATTAAATTGTTTTTTATGAATCGTCACGCTAGCCCTCCAAGGCTACTGCTATATTCACCACCAACGGCTCCGATTGATCGATTGGCCGCACCACAACCTGTAATTCGAGGGTTGAACGTTGATCCGAGCGCGGTATAATTGGCGCAATTGTGACCGAAACGACTTCACTGATGCGGCGTTCGAAGCCCAAACTTTCGCGCACATAAAACTCAGCCCGCAGATGAGTGCGGCGGCTTTGTGGCTCGCCAACCAGCAAATACAAGCGCGAGCCATAATCGGGATGCCCAAGCAAGCTTAATTCACCTTGGCGGGTCAATAGCCGATTAACAATTGCCTGTGCCAAATTAGCCCGACCGCTGACCAAAGCCAAATCGCTACGCTCAGCCATTAAATCAACCGCAATTCGATCAGACGATTGCATGCCAAGGCTGCGCCATGTTAGTTGTAAATCAGTTTCAAGGGATTCGGCCATTGCAAACCTCACTTAATCGCCAATCATGACTGTGCCAGCCGCCACCACCACAGCTTTAACCTTGACTTCATCGCAGGTTGTCGCTTGGTCGCCTGCGCGAATCGCTGGCTTGCCATTGATTTTGACGGTTTGGCTGCCACCTTCCAAGGTCGCTTGATTGTTGGGCGGAGTGATAAAACTCAGGTTGGGCGGCGTTGGGATGTGGGCTGGCGTATTCATTGCCTTCGAGCCAGCCACCGCCGCAGGCTGACCACCAATCTTTACATCGCTGCTTAGTTGATCGTTGATCATGCCGACAAATGGATGCGGCACTTGGACTGGTGGCGGCGGCGGCCCACCTGGTGGCTGCACGGTGTGCATACAACTTCCAGTCACTTGATCGCCTTTTTTAGCAGCTGGTTTGCCCATAACATCCCCTTAGTTCAAATCGATCGTGCTACCCTTGATTTTGATTGCGCCGCTAGCCTGAAGATCCAAGGTCGAATCAGATTTAAGCTCAATTGCGTTGGCTTGCACGGTCAGTTTGCCAGTTTCAGCAATCAAACTGAGATCTTTATTGGAGCTAAGGCTAATTTTCTCGCCAGCAAGATCAATCACCAAGCTAAATTTCTCGTTGCTGATGGCGATTTTCTCATCTTCAAGCGTGATCGTGTTTTCGCCATTTTTGCTGGTCAGAATGATTTTGCCTTCGCTATCCAGCAGCAAACTGCCACCTTCAGCGATGCTATGTTGTAGCAAAAACTCCTTGGGATTATTGGCAGGCGGACGATCTTCATCGTTATAAACGCGGCCCATAATGACCGGCGCATTAATATCACCGCCAATAAATGAGAGCACCACCAAATCGCCAATATTGGGAATACAGGCCAAACCAAGGTAGGGCGTGGCAACTGGCACTTTGCGCAATTCAAACGGACTGCCATCGGGCAACTGATAATTGCGTAATTGCACTGAACATTGATAATTATCGTTATCGCCCTCGTCGGCATGGGGAAAAACCGCCGTCACAATCCCCAACTCGCTGGTATGGATGCGCTGAGTGCTGCGTTCGGCAACCCGCTGAATAATCTGTAATAGTTCTTCCATTAACGCTGCTCCCAGCTAACTTCACTGACAAAGCCTTGATAGCGATTGAGTTTGTGGCTGACGCTCAGAATCTTGGCGCTCAGGTTATGGCTGGAATCAGGCATTTGCTGAAACTGAAGCGCATCGCCCAAAGCCAGCTCGGCCATCCCCAATACTTGGGCTTTGCCAGCTAAGGTAGCGGCGTAGGATTGAAAACGATTTTCAGCAATTTGACGTGCTTGATCTTGGCTGCGTGCGGTGGCATCGCTGATCCGCCAAACATTGCCTGAGCTTTTGCCAGCGCTGCCTTTGACCACTTTCTTGGTGAGCCATGAGCTGGCTTCAGTGCTTTGGCCTTGGCCGGCTGGACTAGTGCCATGAATTTCGAGGCCATCGATGCTCGCTTGAACTGGGCTGGCTGAAAATTGCAAAAGCTGCTGCGCATAACCTACTTGATGGGTAGTTTTGGCAGCGTAGGCTTTGAAATGCACAGCATCCTGAACATCGCTATAACAATCGACTCCACAGCGTTGGGCTAAATCATGGAGATGTTGACACAAGCTTTGGTTGGCTGAACACAAATAGCTGCTGAAGGTCAATCCATCGTCAACTGTGCCAAGTTTGAGTTTGGCTCGACCAAGCAGATCTTTGGCGATTGCTCCGCCTGAACGTTGCTCGTAGAGCGCGTTGAGATGCATACTGGTCAGCAATTGAGCGCTACTATATGCCTCAACCGTGATCGTATGCAGATTGGCTTGACAGCATGCAACGCAGCCAGTAAAGACCCGTTGCACGCTGTCAGCATCACCTAAATCAACGCTCACAGGATCGCCAAGTTTGGCATTCAGGCCGCTTTTGCTGACAAAAACCAGGCTACAGCGGTTGATTGGCGAGCGTAACGAGCCATAGCTTGCGCAACTCACCAACCAATCAGCTTGATCAGCGCTAAAACTGCTAGAACCAATTGTGATGCGATACTTCACCAACACGGCGCTACCCTGCTAAACGCTCGTCAAGCGTGTTCAACAATTGACCATAGGCATCGCTCAAGCGATCAAGGCCTTTTTCCAAATCGCCGTCAAGTCCAGCCAATTTGATGTCGATTACGTTGAACAAGCCTTCGATATCAAAGGTTTTATGCAACAGTTGCTTGATTTTGTTGAATTCATCGTCCAAGGGGCGACGAATCAATTGATCAGGCAAGCCTTTGATTTTATCGATAATGATTTTGTAAATCACATCAAGCCGCTTGACGGTCTCTTCGGGATAGAGATGGGCAATCTCTTCGACAATAAAGGGATGCAGTGATTGCAAACTCATGCCCAGATCGCTGGGATACGAGGCTTCAAACAGCACCCGATTAAGCCGAATTAAGCGATTTTGGTTGGTTGGAGTGCGCGAAAGCTCATACCACGCCCGCCCAAGTTGACCCTTCAAGGCCAAATAGCGGTAGAGTTGTTGCATTTCGCTGGCACTGCGGGTTTCGGCTGGCTTGGCTTCGATCAGGCCAATCGCGCTGCTCAATTGTTGGGTCACTTGATCAACCGTCGTTTGAGTGCTAATCGTCGCATCGCGCAGGGTATCGTTGATCGCCTGCAACACGTTGGTTGCATTAACCTCGCTCAAACTGCCAGCCGCTTGGTTTTGCAATAATTCCAAGGCAGCGGCGGTAAGTTTGGTTTGCACCAACGCTGCCAAACGATCGCCGCTGGGATTACGAATGCGCAACGCCAGCGCCATTAAACCTTGACCCGAAAAATCGCTAGCACTAACTGAGTTGAGCAGCCACATCGGACTAAATGCTTCAACACTGCGCTTAACCGTTTCATAGGTGGTTTTGATTACGCTGATCAACGATGTGCGAATCGTCTCAATCAAGGCCAGAATATCGGTAATTACCTGTTTGATGCTGCGACCCAGCGTATCCAACACATTCGCTACTGCTGCATCGATCTGAGCTGGTAGCTTGGTAACTGTGGTTAAAATCTTTTGGATGGCAGTAATTGCATCTTTGAAAGGTTGCAACTGGACTTTGACATCGGTAACGAATTTACGCACTGGATCGCCAAATTGGCGCTTGAACATGGCCGCAACCACATTTTGTAACACGCTTTCGTTGAGCGCGATAATGCGGCTTTCTTCGGCCTTGATCACTGGCTTGTAAACCCCAATGCAGCTATTCAAGGCGGTTTTGGTCGAGCCAGTCACTTGACCGAGCGTGGTGCTGAGGGCGGTCAACGGCGCTAAATCCAAATCGCGCAGCATCAAACCTGTGCCCGTTGAAAGATCGTAAGTTTGCATCAAGGTGCGGCGGCGAACCTGCAAGCCCTCAATTTCAGCCGCCGCAGTAGCGATTGTTTGACTCAAAGTCGTTGCGGCAGCATCCAAGTTGGTTGAGGTTACCCCAAGCTCTAGCTGGAAGGCTTCGCGGGTTTTGGCAATCTCATCGGCCACGTTTG carries:
- a CDS encoding DUF2634 domain-containing protein gives rise to the protein MAESLETDLQLTWRSLGMQSSDRIAVDLMAERSDLALVSGRANLAQAIVNRLLTRQGELSLLGHPDYGSRLYLLVGEPQSRRTHLRAEFYVRESLGFERRISEVVSVTIAPIIPRSDQRSTLELQVVVRPIDQSEPLVVNIAVALEG
- a CDS encoding PAAR domain-containing protein, coding for MGKPAAKKGDQVTGSCMHTVQPPGGPPPPPVQVPHPFVGMINDQLSSDVKIGGQPAAVAGSKAMNTPAHIPTPPNLSFITPPNNQATLEGGSQTVKINGKPAIRAGDQATTCDEVKVKAVVVAAGTVMIGD
- a CDS encoding phage baseplate assembly protein V, producing the protein MEELLQIIQRVAERSTQRIHTSELGIVTAVFPHADEGDNDNYQCSVQLRNYQLPDGSPFELRKVPVATPYLGLACIPNIGDLVVLSFIGGDINAPVIMGRVYNDEDRPPANNPKEFLLQHSIAEGGSLLLDSEGKIILTSKNGENTITLEDEKIAISNEKFSLVIDLAGEKISLSSNKDLSLIAETGKLTVQANAIELKSDSTLDLQASGAIKIKGSTIDLN